The following coding sequences lie in one Psychrobacter arenosus genomic window:
- a CDS encoding helix-turn-helix domain-containing protein, which produces MPTEAQSRVKKRANAEVKRLLSEMPLHELRQARGLSQTLLAQHLGVQQPAVAKMEKRTDMYISTLRSHIQAMGGELNIIAKFPEGEVKITNFSDIEALDMTSSTAQADTASINIDDDLIT; this is translated from the coding sequence ATGCCAACTGAAGCTCAATCGCGAGTAAAAAAAAGAGCCAATGCTGAAGTTAAGCGGCTACTTAGCGAAATGCCTCTGCACGAACTTCGCCAAGCTCGGGGCCTATCGCAAACCTTACTTGCCCAGCATCTGGGTGTACAGCAACCTGCCGTCGCAAAAATGGAAAAGCGTACCGACATGTATATCTCAACCCTGCGCAGTCACATTCAAGCGATGGGTGGTGAGCTGAATATCATCGCCAAATTTCCTGAGGGTGAAGTTAAGATCACCAATTTTTCTGATATAGAGGCACTCGATATGACGTCGTCAACTGCCCAAGCAGATACTGCAAGTATCAATATAGACGATGATTTAATTACTTAG